The Vallitalea okinawensis genome window below encodes:
- a CDS encoding MFS transporter: MTERSLGMDNQYEVSKGEKGSFVFGVFSQNLVFAYISAYVMIYYTDYIGISSTTVGIIFFVARLWDAVNDPIMGIVTDKTKSRWGRFRPYLLFVAIPMFFSVFLLFTTSPFKNEVLWAYITYILFGMIYTISDIPLWSLTSSMTRYPYERTKIISLGKAIAPLSFVLVTVITVPLFDVFGGGEETFRYVGMLYAGIMAVGMIIMFLKTRERVHNNSRALKVKDILRSLLINKPLLLILLSQIFITIVDGLVTAVSIYYATYNLGDANLMPVLSLTIIIPMLGSIFIASKLAQRFDKKYLCIFFMVVRVIGYISLFLVGYNSLYVFMGVLALVSLTFGATEVLLPSMMVETIDYIQSITGSRTEGIMWSTQTFVVKAGSSLSGIILGYLLTVIDYIPNAIQSKETLTGMHGIFTLVPAVLILLSLIPILFYPLTKAKYQLVLEKLKAN; encoded by the coding sequence ATGACAGAGAGAAGTCTAGGGATGGATAATCAATATGAAGTGAGTAAAGGGGAAAAGGGATCATTTGTATTTGGTGTTTTTTCTCAGAACCTTGTATTTGCATATATAAGTGCCTATGTGATGATCTATTACACGGACTACATAGGTATTTCTTCAACCACTGTAGGAATAATCTTCTTCGTTGCAAGACTTTGGGACGCAGTTAACGATCCTATCATGGGGATTGTAACGGATAAAACTAAGAGTAGATGGGGAAGGTTTCGTCCTTACTTGTTATTTGTTGCAATACCTATGTTTTTTAGTGTTTTTCTACTGTTCACAACGAGTCCTTTCAAAAATGAAGTCTTATGGGCATATATAACCTATATTCTATTTGGAATGATATATACTATATCTGATATCCCTCTTTGGAGTCTTACTTCAAGTATGACGAGATATCCTTATGAAAGAACGAAAATAATATCTTTAGGTAAAGCAATTGCTCCATTAAGCTTCGTATTGGTAACAGTAATAACTGTACCATTATTCGATGTATTTGGAGGGGGGGAAGAAACTTTTCGCTATGTTGGCATGCTATACGCTGGAATAATGGCTGTTGGTATGATTATAATGTTTTTGAAAACAAGAGAACGAGTTCACAATAATAGTAGAGCTCTAAAGGTCAAGGACATATTAAGATCTCTGTTGATAAATAAACCCTTATTATTAATATTGTTAAGTCAAATCTTTATAACAATTGTAGATGGTCTTGTTACAGCTGTTTCAATTTATTATGCCACATATAACCTTGGTGATGCTAACCTGATGCCAGTATTGAGTTTAACGATTATCATTCCTATGTTGGGAAGTATATTTATAGCATCTAAGTTAGCACAAAGATTTGATAAAAAATACCTTTGCATTTTCTTTATGGTTGTAAGAGTCATTGGTTATATTAGTTTATTTTTAGTTGGCTATAATAGCCTGTATGTATTTATGGGGGTATTGGCTCTCGTATCATTAACTTTTGGAGCTACTGAAGTCCTATTGCCTTCGATGATGGTTGAAACTATTGACTATATCCAATCAATAACAGGTAGCAGAACAGAAGGAATTATGTGGTCAACACAGACTTTTGTTGTAAAAGCAGGAAGTTCGTTATCGGGTATTATACTTGGATATTTACTAACAGTGATAGACTATATACCTAATGCTATCCAATCAAAAGAAACATTAACTGGTATGCATGGCATATTTACTCTAGTACCAGCTGTTTTAATATTACTATCACTTATTCCAATACTTTTTTATCCTTTAACAAAAGCTAAGTATCAATTAGTTTTAGAGAAATTGAAAGCTAATTGA
- a CDS encoding serine hydrolase domain-containing protein gives MKCTLVNHKLVQKSDALVPWWSFGKTALATCVLKLVEENQLSLSKHYFGQAGTLEQVLRHESGLKDYYCKAYLEAVERNEIPWTFDVLLEKTNSQILLGPAGKQFHYSNIGYYYIRRLVENTMDMPLEKALYALIFDELKIKDVFVAINPEDLKVCTQGIKKEYHPSWLYHGMIIGSLNSACIFLDYLASGKIISSDMLEHMKDAYMIPFDIGNRPWQKPGYGLGLMIDAVEGRFHSFGHTGSGPGSTIAVYHFPNVNSGMTVAATSESSDQSIVENKVTNLIKIH, from the coding sequence ATGAAATGTACACTGGTCAACCACAAATTAGTGCAAAAAAGTGATGCTTTAGTACCTTGGTGGAGCTTTGGTAAAACAGCCTTAGCTACGTGTGTATTGAAATTAGTTGAAGAAAATCAATTATCTTTGAGCAAACATTATTTTGGACAAGCTGGAACACTGGAGCAAGTTCTCCGCCATGAAAGTGGTCTTAAAGATTATTATTGTAAAGCATACCTTGAAGCTGTTGAAAGAAATGAAATACCTTGGACTTTTGATGTACTTCTTGAGAAAACAAATAGTCAAATACTATTGGGTCCAGCTGGCAAACAATTTCATTATTCTAATATCGGATATTATTATATTCGAAGGCTCGTAGAAAATACTATGGATATGCCTTTAGAGAAAGCACTCTACGCTTTAATTTTTGATGAATTAAAGATTAAAGATGTTTTTGTAGCGATAAACCCAGAAGATTTAAAGGTTTGTACCCAAGGCATAAAAAAAGAATATCATCCCAGTTGGTTATACCATGGCATGATCATTGGTTCACTGAATAGTGCTTGTATCTTTTTAGATTATTTGGCTTCAGGGAAAATTATTTCTTCTGATATGTTAGAGCATATGAAGGATGCTTACATGATACCATTTGATATCGGTAATAGACCTTGGCAGAAACCGGGCTATGGATTAGGCTTGATGATTGATGCAGTTGAAGGAAGGTTTCATTCCTTTGGTCATACAGGTTCAGGTCCTGGTAGTACAATTGCGGTTTACCATTTCCCAAATGTAAACAGTGGTATGACGGTAGCTGCAACCTCCGAAAGTTCTGATCAAAGTATCGTTGAAAACAAGGTTACTAATCTAATCAAAATTCATTAG
- a CDS encoding YcxB family protein, with product MLSEGNNRSLLAETTLLVNEEGINRSNDYEQTAIKWTTVDRVVISDKHILVYDSAISAIIIPLSALSTDVETEKLIRNIEKYHSESKQP from the coding sequence ATGTTATCAGAAGGTAATAATAGAAGCTTGCTAGCAGAGACGACTTTATTAGTAAATGAAGAGGGGATTAATCGTTCAAATGACTATGAGCAAACAGCTATAAAATGGACTACTGTTGATAGAGTTGTGATATCTGATAAACATATATTAGTTTACGACAGTGCCATCAGTGCCATTATTATACCATTGTCTGCTCTTAGTACAGATGTGGAAACAGAAAAATTAATTAGGAACATAGAAAAGTATCATAGTGAATCAAAACAACCCTAA
- a CDS encoding AraC family transcriptional regulator: MINSLTEIQMTIELFWLATGLPIRLYNEEKLLITEKLLPSQQSIYGKCFDEVLEHFFSYSKDIQFYTNLFAEHYIYQNFTFQDKTYHLVCGPAISHNYDDQFIMQTLENEQVSFAKLQTLRLYFNSLPKYSSIAMRKIQPLLYHQLTGNYMTLDDLFKRESILDKIEFQNTSTTDSLGYHHSSIKSYLIHDAIKNADREALHEILLLPDDGPFGILCKNNPLRSYKNLFITTVTETTLAAISGGVDSESAYTLSDTFIQFVEEVETYEEVTDLFIDMLNAFIDLVEKSKRLTYSKPVYLTVDYINKYYSQRIRISELAAKVHLSESHLLRLFKSQLGVSIKDYITQTRIDKGKKLLKYTQYSIATISNMTGFNDQSHFTRMFKKQTQLTPKAYRESIQVI; this comes from the coding sequence ATGATTAACTCTCTTACAGAAATACAAATGACTATAGAATTATTTTGGTTAGCCACAGGTTTACCTATCAGACTTTATAATGAAGAAAAACTACTAATTACTGAAAAACTACTTCCCTCCCAACAAAGCATATATGGTAAGTGTTTTGATGAAGTTTTAGAGCACTTTTTTTCATATAGCAAAGACATTCAGTTTTACACAAATCTATTTGCTGAACATTATATCTATCAGAACTTTACCTTTCAAGATAAAACTTATCATCTTGTTTGTGGTCCAGCCATCAGCCATAACTATGATGACCAATTTATTATGCAAACTTTGGAGAATGAACAGGTCTCATTTGCAAAACTTCAAACGTTGCGACTTTACTTCAACTCCCTGCCAAAATACTCTTCCATTGCTATGAGAAAAATTCAACCTTTGCTTTATCATCAATTAACAGGTAACTATATGACTTTAGATGACCTATTTAAAAGAGAGAGTATTCTGGATAAAATTGAGTTTCAGAATACATCCACTACAGATTCTCTTGGCTATCATCACTCTAGTATTAAATCTTATCTTATCCATGACGCTATAAAAAATGCTGATAGAGAGGCTCTTCATGAGATACTGCTTCTACCTGATGACGGTCCTTTCGGTATACTTTGTAAAAATAACCCACTTCGCTCCTATAAGAATCTTTTTATTACAACGGTGACCGAAACAACTTTAGCTGCTATAAGCGGTGGTGTGGATTCAGAAAGTGCCTACACTTTAAGTGATACTTTTATCCAATTTGTTGAAGAAGTAGAAACTTATGAGGAAGTAACTGACTTGTTTATAGATATGCTCAATGCATTCATTGATTTAGTAGAAAAAAGTAAACGCCTTACCTACTCAAAACCTGTCTATCTCACAGTTGATTACATAAACAAATATTATTCACAGAGGATAAGAATCTCAGAACTAGCTGCAAAAGTACATTTAAGTGAAAGTCATCTTCTACGACTATTTAAATCACAACTAGGAGTCAGTATAAAGGATTATATAACTCAGACAAGAATTGACAAAGGGAAAAAGTTACTTAAATATACCCAGTATAGTATAGCAACAATTAGTAACATGACGGGCTTTAATGATCAGAGTCATTTTACTCGAATGTTTAAGAAGCAAACTCAGTTAACCCCCAAAGCATACAGAGAATCTATTCAAGTAATTTGA
- a CDS encoding beta-glucosidase, which produces MSSQTNIYEKIRQLNGKDEWRTYGELIAEIVFSDGPTGLRYQEGKGDHLGMTDSKKATCFPTASALASTWNRELVKQVSAAIAKEAICEGVDVLLGPGVNIKRNPLCGRNFEYFSEDPYLASQLGSEYIKGLQENGVGSSLKHFAGNNQEAYRMSIDTIIDRRAQEEIYLKVFKDVIDGSNPWTVMSAYNRLMGSHCCENHWLLTETLREKWGYEGLVISDWFAVNDIVKSIANGMDLEMPTVGDYSYNKLKDAYEQGDISEDAINRAFNNLNTLRERCDNPIKKAVEPVNYMEHHELARDVATEAIVLLKNENQRLPLQSTDKVLYVGSLMEKHNYQGSGSSRVNPMFMDSISDFLVEGIKYLPGYSLNNHEVNQKMINDVLDEAREMDKIVVFTGLFSNDEAESYDRENLDLPLCQRHLIESLILLNKPIILVLQTGSVVEIPWVNQIDGILQANLSGQGTGKAIADILLGKKNPCGRLNETYPIKLAHSPSYLHRGSEKRVEYNESIFVGYRYYDKKELEVLFPFGYGLSYTEFQYSDFDIEKDEESISVTCKIENTGNYDGAEVVQIYIGLNVQQAIQPVKQLKYFDKVTIKKNETYHFQCKLPLSDFRYFNSDIDEWAYATGENTIYIGQSSRNIVYQQRVDIDAFDYKYPVVTRNTTVGALLQIPVLLDIINYTMNELSSQLMVNEEDIINHRELENSIKYMPLRNISQATKGFVSDEQLDQLIYELNVQLKHRGC; this is translated from the coding sequence ATGAGTAGTCAAACTAACATATATGAAAAGATAAGGCAGTTAAATGGAAAAGATGAATGGCGTACCTATGGTGAATTGATTGCTGAAATTGTATTTTCAGATGGACCAACAGGGCTTAGGTATCAAGAAGGTAAAGGCGATCATTTGGGGATGACTGATAGCAAGAAGGCTACATGTTTTCCCACAGCATCAGCACTTGCTAGCACATGGAATAGAGAGCTAGTTAAACAAGTATCAGCTGCTATTGCAAAAGAAGCCATTTGTGAAGGAGTAGATGTTTTACTAGGACCGGGAGTGAATATTAAACGCAATCCATTATGTGGCAGAAACTTTGAATACTTTTCAGAAGATCCTTATTTAGCAAGTCAACTAGGTAGTGAATATATCAAAGGATTGCAAGAGAATGGGGTAGGTTCATCGTTAAAGCACTTTGCTGGGAATAATCAAGAAGCTTATAGGATGTCAATAGATACAATAATAGATAGAAGAGCTCAAGAAGAAATCTATTTAAAAGTTTTTAAAGATGTTATTGATGGCTCTAATCCATGGACAGTAATGAGTGCTTATAATAGGTTGATGGGGTCCCATTGTTGTGAGAATCATTGGCTTTTAACAGAAACCTTAAGAGAAAAATGGGGGTATGAGGGGTTAGTTATTTCTGATTGGTTTGCTGTTAATGATATCGTTAAGAGCATAGCTAATGGTATGGATTTAGAAATGCCTACCGTAGGTGACTATAGTTACAATAAACTAAAAGATGCTTATGAACAAGGTGATATTAGCGAAGACGCAATCAACCGAGCATTTAATAATCTCAACACATTAAGAGAACGGTGTGATAATCCAATCAAAAAAGCAGTAGAGCCCGTTAACTATATGGAGCACCATGAACTCGCTAGAGATGTAGCTACAGAAGCTATTGTATTGCTGAAAAATGAAAATCAAAGGTTGCCACTACAATCCACTGATAAAGTTCTTTATGTAGGCAGTTTAATGGAGAAGCACAACTATCAGGGAAGTGGTTCATCAAGAGTCAATCCAATGTTTATGGATTCTATCAGTGATTTCTTAGTTGAGGGAATCAAGTATCTACCAGGTTATTCCCTAAATAACCATGAAGTTAATCAGAAAATGATCAATGATGTTTTAGATGAAGCAAGAGAAATGGATAAAATCGTTGTTTTTACTGGACTATTCTCTAATGATGAAGCAGAATCTTATGATAGAGAGAACTTAGATTTACCTTTATGTCAAAGACATCTCATTGAGTCACTTATATTGTTAAATAAACCAATAATATTAGTCTTACAAACAGGATCTGTGGTAGAAATTCCGTGGGTTAATCAGATTGATGGAATATTACAAGCTAATCTCTCAGGGCAGGGTACAGGAAAAGCTATCGCAGATATTTTATTAGGTAAAAAGAACCCATGTGGAAGGCTAAATGAGACTTATCCAATTAAATTAGCACATTCTCCAAGCTACTTACACCGTGGTAGTGAGAAAAGGGTTGAGTATAATGAATCAATCTTCGTTGGTTATCGCTATTATGATAAAAAAGAATTGGAAGTCTTATTCCCATTTGGATATGGCTTAAGTTACACTGAATTCCAATACAGTGATTTTGATATTGAAAAAGATGAAGAGAGTATTTCCGTAACATGTAAGATTGAAAATACTGGTAATTATGATGGAGCAGAGGTCGTACAAATATATATAGGACTTAATGTACAACAAGCGATTCAGCCTGTTAAACAGCTTAAGTACTTCGATAAAGTAACTATTAAGAAAAATGAGACCTATCATTTTCAATGCAAGCTTCCATTGAGTGATTTTAGATACTTTAACTCAGATATAGATGAGTGGGCATATGCTACAGGTGAAAATACAATATATATCGGTCAATCTTCAAGAAATATTGTTTATCAGCAAAGAGTAGATATCGATGCATTTGATTATAAATACCCTGTTGTAACAAGAAATACTACTGTTGGCGCACTACTTCAAATACCTGTACTACTGGATATAATTAATTATACAATGAATGAACTTAGTAGCCAATTAATGGTCAATGAAGAAGATATAATTAACCATCGGGAATTGGAAAACTCTATAAAATATATGCCATTAAGGAATATAAGTCAAGCTACCAAAGGTTTTGTTTCGGATGAGCAATTAGATCAATTAATCTACGAATTGAATGTTCAATTAAAACATAGGGGGTGCTAG